From Oncorhynchus keta strain PuntledgeMale-10-30-2019 chromosome 25, Oket_V2, whole genome shotgun sequence, one genomic window encodes:
- the LOC118376106 gene encoding bromodomain-containing protein 3-like isoform X4 produces the protein MSAVPASAPALVNPPPPEFTNPNKPGRKTNQLQYMQNVVVKTLWKHQFAWPFYTPVDAIKLCLADYHKVIKSPMDMGTIKKRLENNYYWSASECMQDFNTMFTNCYIYNKPTDDIVLMAQALEKIFLQKVAQMPQEEVELLPPVPKVKAARKPGGPVSAGNQAQGESTDSPPSSYPSSPPLLSQNPVIAATPMPTITSVTPVRAVPTAASMMAVVPTAQPVIKKKGVKRKADTTTPTTSAISASRSDSPTQLLESKQENVLSRRESTVRSVKPPKKDTEDGEAPLLSGKKGKLGEQLKHCEVILKEMLSKKYTAHAWPFYKPVDAEALELHDYHEIIKHPMDLSTVKKKMDSRDYQDAQSFATDVRLMFSNCYKYNPPDHEVVAMARKLQDVFEMRFAKMPDEPIEATQLSTMPVVSKSTESSESSGNTSSSESSDSEEERATRLAELQEQLKAVHEQLAVLSQAPVSKPKKMEKKQKDKKKDKDKANKGKADDEKKPKSTQQTKPANQKKAPARKPNRTGAATRQTKKGTKVAVANNESEEEPSLPMSYDEKRQLSLDINRLPGEKLGRVVHIIQAREPSLRDSNPDEIEIDFETLKPSTLRELERYVKSCLQKKQRKLLQKAGSAPAGGASRMSGSSSSSDSGSSSSSGSSSESSDSD, from the exons ATGTCGGCTGTTCCTGCATCCGCCCCAGCACTTGTCAATCCCCCGCCACCAGAGTTCACCAACCCCAACAAGCCTGGCCGGAAAACAAACCAACTACAGTACATGCAGAACGTTGTGGTGAAGACTCTATGGAAGCATCAGTTTGCGTGGCCCTTTTACACACCTGTGGATGCCATCAAATTATGTCTTGCC GACTATCATAAAGTTATCAAGAGCCCAatggacatgggaacaataaagAAGAGGCTAGAGAATAACTACTACTGGAGTGCCAGCGAGTGTATGCAGGACTTCAATACAATGTTTACTAACTGTTATATCTACAACAAG CCTACAGATGACATTGTGCTGATGGCCCAAGCTCTAGAGAAGATATTCTTACAGAAAGTGGCCCAAATGCCTCAGGAGGAGGTGGAGCTGCTACCACCGGTGCCCAAAGTCAAAGCAGCCCGCAAACCAGGAGGGCCCGTTAGTGCAGGCAA CCAAGCACAGGGTGAGTCGACGGATTCACCCCCATCTTCTTACCCCAGCTCCCCTCCACTTCTATCTCAGAATCCTGTCATAGCAGCCACGCCAATGCCAACCATTACATCTGTTACCCCTGTCCGAGCTGTGCCTACCGCTGCCTCCATGATGGCTGTGGTTCCAACGGCACAGCCAGTCATCAAA AAAAAGGGGGTCAAGCGGAAAGCAGACACAACAACTCCCACCACCTCAGCAATCTCGGCCAGTAGAAGTGACTCCCCTACCCAGCTCCTAGAATCCAAACAGGAGAATGTCTTGTCCAGGCGGGAGAGCACAGTGCGGTCCGTCAAGCCCCCCAAGAAGGACACAGAGGATGGAGAGGCGCCCCTGCTCAGTGGCAAGAAAGGCAAGCTCGGCGAGCAGCTGAAGCACTGCGAAGTCATCCTGAAGGAGATGCTGTCCAAGAAGTACACGGCCCACGCTTGGCCTTTCTACAAGCCTGTAGATGCTGAAGCGCTAGAACTGCATGACTACCATGAGATAATCAAACACCCCATGGACCTGAGCACTGTCAAA AAAAAAATGGACAGTCGAGATTACCAAGACGCCCAAAGCTTTGCGACAGACGTCCGGTTAATGTTTTCAAATTGCTACAAGTACAACCCCCCCGACCACGAGGTTGTTGCGATGGCCAGGAAGCTCCAG GATGTGTTTGAGATGCGATTTGCCAAGATGCCGGACGAGCCCATCGAAGCCACCCAGCTCTCCACCATGCCGGTGGTAAGCAAGAGTACAGAGAGCAGTGAGAGCAGCGGCAACACCTCCAGTTCGGAGAGCTCCGACTCAGAGGAGGAGCGGGCCACGCGGCTCGCCGAACTGCAGGAACAG CTGAAGGCCGTTCATGAACAGCTGGCTGTTCTGTCGCAGGCCCCAGTAAGTAAACCAAAGAAAATGGAGAAAAAGCAAAAAGATAAGaagaaagacaaagacaaagccAACAAGGGGAAGGCTGATGACGAGAAGAAGCCCAAGTCAACACAGCAAACCAAGCCAGCTAATCAGAAGAAGGCTCCAGCCCGGAAACCAAACCGCACGGGGGCGGCTACCAG GCAAACAAAGAAAGGGACCAAGGTGGCGGTGGCGAACAACGAGTCTGAAGAGGAGCCGTCCCTTCCCATGTCATACGACGAGAAGCGCCAGCTTAGCCTGGACATCAACCGTCTTCCGGGTGAGAAGTTGGGTAGGGTGGTCCACATCATCCAGGCCCGGGAGCCTTCCCTGCGTGACTCCAATCCGGACGAGATAGAGATAGACTTTGAGACACTCAAGCCCTCTACCCTTCGTGAGCTCGAACGATACGTCAAGTCCTGTTTGCAAAAAAAGCAGCGGAAACTTTTAC
- the LOC118376106 gene encoding bromodomain-containing protein 3-like isoform X1, producing MSAVPASAPALVNPPPPEFTNPNKPGRKTNQLQYMQNVVVKTLWKHQFAWPFYTPVDAIKLCLADYHKVIKSPMDMGTIKKRLENNYYWSASECMQDFNTMFTNCYIYNKPTDDIVLMAQALEKIFLQKVAQMPQEEVELLPPVPKVKAARKPGGPVSAGNQAQGESTDSPPSSYPSSPPLLSQNPVIAATPMPTITSVTPVRAVPTAASMMAVVPTAQPVIKKKGVKRKADTTTPTTSAISASRSDSPTQLLESKQENVLSRRESTVRSVKPPKKDTEDGEAPLLSGKKGKLGEQLKHCEVILKEMLSKKYTAHAWPFYKPVDAEALELHDYHEIIKHPMDLSTVKKKMDSRDYQDAQSFATDVRLMFSNCYKYNPPDHEVVAMARKLQDVFEMRFAKMPDEPIEATQLSTMPVVSKSTESSESSGNTSSSESSDSEEERATRLAELQEQVGSEQQITVEHPNGNRAGGKNGCAKRFQLKAVHEQLAVLSQAPVSKPKKMEKKQKDKKKDKDKANKGKADDEKKPKSTQQTKPANQKKAPARKPNRTGAATRQTKKGTKVAVANNESEEEPSLPMSYDEKRQLSLDINRLPGEKLGRVVHIIQAREPSLRDSNPDEIEIDFETLKPSTLRELERYVKSCLQKKQRKLLQKAGSAPAGGASRMSGSSSSSDSGSSSSSGSSSESSDSD from the exons ATGTCGGCTGTTCCTGCATCCGCCCCAGCACTTGTCAATCCCCCGCCACCAGAGTTCACCAACCCCAACAAGCCTGGCCGGAAAACAAACCAACTACAGTACATGCAGAACGTTGTGGTGAAGACTCTATGGAAGCATCAGTTTGCGTGGCCCTTTTACACACCTGTGGATGCCATCAAATTATGTCTTGCC GACTATCATAAAGTTATCAAGAGCCCAatggacatgggaacaataaagAAGAGGCTAGAGAATAACTACTACTGGAGTGCCAGCGAGTGTATGCAGGACTTCAATACAATGTTTACTAACTGTTATATCTACAACAAG CCTACAGATGACATTGTGCTGATGGCCCAAGCTCTAGAGAAGATATTCTTACAGAAAGTGGCCCAAATGCCTCAGGAGGAGGTGGAGCTGCTACCACCGGTGCCCAAAGTCAAAGCAGCCCGCAAACCAGGAGGGCCCGTTAGTGCAGGCAA CCAAGCACAGGGTGAGTCGACGGATTCACCCCCATCTTCTTACCCCAGCTCCCCTCCACTTCTATCTCAGAATCCTGTCATAGCAGCCACGCCAATGCCAACCATTACATCTGTTACCCCTGTCCGAGCTGTGCCTACCGCTGCCTCCATGATGGCTGTGGTTCCAACGGCACAGCCAGTCATCAAA AAAAAGGGGGTCAAGCGGAAAGCAGACACAACAACTCCCACCACCTCAGCAATCTCGGCCAGTAGAAGTGACTCCCCTACCCAGCTCCTAGAATCCAAACAGGAGAATGTCTTGTCCAGGCGGGAGAGCACAGTGCGGTCCGTCAAGCCCCCCAAGAAGGACACAGAGGATGGAGAGGCGCCCCTGCTCAGTGGCAAGAAAGGCAAGCTCGGCGAGCAGCTGAAGCACTGCGAAGTCATCCTGAAGGAGATGCTGTCCAAGAAGTACACGGCCCACGCTTGGCCTTTCTACAAGCCTGTAGATGCTGAAGCGCTAGAACTGCATGACTACCATGAGATAATCAAACACCCCATGGACCTGAGCACTGTCAAA AAAAAAATGGACAGTCGAGATTACCAAGACGCCCAAAGCTTTGCGACAGACGTCCGGTTAATGTTTTCAAATTGCTACAAGTACAACCCCCCCGACCACGAGGTTGTTGCGATGGCCAGGAAGCTCCAG GATGTGTTTGAGATGCGATTTGCCAAGATGCCGGACGAGCCCATCGAAGCCACCCAGCTCTCCACCATGCCGGTGGTAAGCAAGAGTACAGAGAGCAGTGAGAGCAGCGGCAACACCTCCAGTTCGGAGAGCTCCGACTCAGAGGAGGAGCGGGCCACGCGGCTCGCCGAACTGCAGGAACAGGTGGGTTCGGAACAG CAAATCACTGTGGAGCACCCCAATGGTAACAGGGCGGGGGGAAAAAACGGGTGTGCCAAACGTTTTCAG CTGAAGGCCGTTCATGAACAGCTGGCTGTTCTGTCGCAGGCCCCAGTAAGTAAACCAAAGAAAATGGAGAAAAAGCAAAAAGATAAGaagaaagacaaagacaaagccAACAAGGGGAAGGCTGATGACGAGAAGAAGCCCAAGTCAACACAGCAAACCAAGCCAGCTAATCAGAAGAAGGCTCCAGCCCGGAAACCAAACCGCACGGGGGCGGCTACCAG GCAAACAAAGAAAGGGACCAAGGTGGCGGTGGCGAACAACGAGTCTGAAGAGGAGCCGTCCCTTCCCATGTCATACGACGAGAAGCGCCAGCTTAGCCTGGACATCAACCGTCTTCCGGGTGAGAAGTTGGGTAGGGTGGTCCACATCATCCAGGCCCGGGAGCCTTCCCTGCGTGACTCCAATCCGGACGAGATAGAGATAGACTTTGAGACACTCAAGCCCTCTACCCTTCGTGAGCTCGAACGATACGTCAAGTCCTGTTTGCAAAAAAAGCAGCGGAAACTTTTAC
- the LOC118376106 gene encoding bromodomain-containing protein 3-like isoform X3: protein MSAVPASAPALVNPPPPEFTNPNKPGRKTNQLQYMQNVVVKTLWKHQFAWPFYTPVDAIKLCLADYHKVIKSPMDMGTIKKRLENNYYWSASECMQDFNTMFTNCYIYNKPTDDIVLMAQALEKIFLQKVAQMPQEEVELLPPVPKVKAARKPGGPVSAGNQAQGESTDSPPSSYPSSPPLLSQNPVIAATPMPTITSVTPVRAVPTAASMMAVVPTAQPVIKKKGVKRKADTTTPTTSAISASRSDSPTQLLESKQENVLSRRESTVRSVKPPKKDTEDGEAPLLSGKKGKLGEQLKHCEVILKEMLSKKYTAHAWPFYKPVDAEALELHDYHEIIKHPMDLSTVKKKMDSRDYQDAQSFATDVRLMFSNCYKYNPPDHEVVAMARKLQDVFEMRFAKMPDEPIEATQLSTMPVVSKSTESSESSGNTSSSESSDSEEERATRLAELQEQVGSEQLKAVHEQLAVLSQAPVSKPKKMEKKQKDKKKDKDKANKGKADDEKKPKSTQQTKPANQKKAPARKPNRTGAATRQTKKGTKVAVANNESEEEPSLPMSYDEKRQLSLDINRLPGEKLGRVVHIIQAREPSLRDSNPDEIEIDFETLKPSTLRELERYVKSCLQKKQRKLLQKAGSAPAGGASRMSGSSSSSDSGSSSSSGSSSESSDSD, encoded by the exons ATGTCGGCTGTTCCTGCATCCGCCCCAGCACTTGTCAATCCCCCGCCACCAGAGTTCACCAACCCCAACAAGCCTGGCCGGAAAACAAACCAACTACAGTACATGCAGAACGTTGTGGTGAAGACTCTATGGAAGCATCAGTTTGCGTGGCCCTTTTACACACCTGTGGATGCCATCAAATTATGTCTTGCC GACTATCATAAAGTTATCAAGAGCCCAatggacatgggaacaataaagAAGAGGCTAGAGAATAACTACTACTGGAGTGCCAGCGAGTGTATGCAGGACTTCAATACAATGTTTACTAACTGTTATATCTACAACAAG CCTACAGATGACATTGTGCTGATGGCCCAAGCTCTAGAGAAGATATTCTTACAGAAAGTGGCCCAAATGCCTCAGGAGGAGGTGGAGCTGCTACCACCGGTGCCCAAAGTCAAAGCAGCCCGCAAACCAGGAGGGCCCGTTAGTGCAGGCAA CCAAGCACAGGGTGAGTCGACGGATTCACCCCCATCTTCTTACCCCAGCTCCCCTCCACTTCTATCTCAGAATCCTGTCATAGCAGCCACGCCAATGCCAACCATTACATCTGTTACCCCTGTCCGAGCTGTGCCTACCGCTGCCTCCATGATGGCTGTGGTTCCAACGGCACAGCCAGTCATCAAA AAAAAGGGGGTCAAGCGGAAAGCAGACACAACAACTCCCACCACCTCAGCAATCTCGGCCAGTAGAAGTGACTCCCCTACCCAGCTCCTAGAATCCAAACAGGAGAATGTCTTGTCCAGGCGGGAGAGCACAGTGCGGTCCGTCAAGCCCCCCAAGAAGGACACAGAGGATGGAGAGGCGCCCCTGCTCAGTGGCAAGAAAGGCAAGCTCGGCGAGCAGCTGAAGCACTGCGAAGTCATCCTGAAGGAGATGCTGTCCAAGAAGTACACGGCCCACGCTTGGCCTTTCTACAAGCCTGTAGATGCTGAAGCGCTAGAACTGCATGACTACCATGAGATAATCAAACACCCCATGGACCTGAGCACTGTCAAA AAAAAAATGGACAGTCGAGATTACCAAGACGCCCAAAGCTTTGCGACAGACGTCCGGTTAATGTTTTCAAATTGCTACAAGTACAACCCCCCCGACCACGAGGTTGTTGCGATGGCCAGGAAGCTCCAG GATGTGTTTGAGATGCGATTTGCCAAGATGCCGGACGAGCCCATCGAAGCCACCCAGCTCTCCACCATGCCGGTGGTAAGCAAGAGTACAGAGAGCAGTGAGAGCAGCGGCAACACCTCCAGTTCGGAGAGCTCCGACTCAGAGGAGGAGCGGGCCACGCGGCTCGCCGAACTGCAGGAACAGGTGGGTTCGGAACAG CTGAAGGCCGTTCATGAACAGCTGGCTGTTCTGTCGCAGGCCCCAGTAAGTAAACCAAAGAAAATGGAGAAAAAGCAAAAAGATAAGaagaaagacaaagacaaagccAACAAGGGGAAGGCTGATGACGAGAAGAAGCCCAAGTCAACACAGCAAACCAAGCCAGCTAATCAGAAGAAGGCTCCAGCCCGGAAACCAAACCGCACGGGGGCGGCTACCAG GCAAACAAAGAAAGGGACCAAGGTGGCGGTGGCGAACAACGAGTCTGAAGAGGAGCCGTCCCTTCCCATGTCATACGACGAGAAGCGCCAGCTTAGCCTGGACATCAACCGTCTTCCGGGTGAGAAGTTGGGTAGGGTGGTCCACATCATCCAGGCCCGGGAGCCTTCCCTGCGTGACTCCAATCCGGACGAGATAGAGATAGACTTTGAGACACTCAAGCCCTCTACCCTTCGTGAGCTCGAACGATACGTCAAGTCCTGTTTGCAAAAAAAGCAGCGGAAACTTTTAC
- the LOC118376106 gene encoding bromodomain-containing protein 3-like isoform X2 has protein sequence MSAVPASAPALVNPPPPEFTNPNKPGRKTNQLQYMQNVVVKTLWKHQFAWPFYTPVDAIKLCLADYHKVIKSPMDMGTIKKRLENNYYWSASECMQDFNTMFTNCYIYNKPTDDIVLMAQALEKIFLQKVAQMPQEEVELLPPVPKVKAARKPGGPVSAGNQAQGESTDSPPSSYPSSPPLLSQNPVIAATPMPTITSVTPVRAVPTAASMMAVVPTAQPVIKKKGVKRKADTTTPTTSAISASRSDSPTQLLESKQENVLSRRESTVRSVKPPKKDTEDGEAPLLSGKKGKLGEQLKHCEVILKEMLSKKYTAHAWPFYKPVDAEALELHDYHEIIKHPMDLSTVKKKMDSRDYQDAQSFATDVRLMFSNCYKYNPPDHEVVAMARKLQDVFEMRFAKMPDEPIEATQLSTMPVVSKSTESSESSGNTSSSESSDSEEERATRLAELQEQQITVEHPNGNRAGGKNGCAKRFQLKAVHEQLAVLSQAPVSKPKKMEKKQKDKKKDKDKANKGKADDEKKPKSTQQTKPANQKKAPARKPNRTGAATRQTKKGTKVAVANNESEEEPSLPMSYDEKRQLSLDINRLPGEKLGRVVHIIQAREPSLRDSNPDEIEIDFETLKPSTLRELERYVKSCLQKKQRKLLQKAGSAPAGGASRMSGSSSSSDSGSSSSSGSSSESSDSD, from the exons ATGTCGGCTGTTCCTGCATCCGCCCCAGCACTTGTCAATCCCCCGCCACCAGAGTTCACCAACCCCAACAAGCCTGGCCGGAAAACAAACCAACTACAGTACATGCAGAACGTTGTGGTGAAGACTCTATGGAAGCATCAGTTTGCGTGGCCCTTTTACACACCTGTGGATGCCATCAAATTATGTCTTGCC GACTATCATAAAGTTATCAAGAGCCCAatggacatgggaacaataaagAAGAGGCTAGAGAATAACTACTACTGGAGTGCCAGCGAGTGTATGCAGGACTTCAATACAATGTTTACTAACTGTTATATCTACAACAAG CCTACAGATGACATTGTGCTGATGGCCCAAGCTCTAGAGAAGATATTCTTACAGAAAGTGGCCCAAATGCCTCAGGAGGAGGTGGAGCTGCTACCACCGGTGCCCAAAGTCAAAGCAGCCCGCAAACCAGGAGGGCCCGTTAGTGCAGGCAA CCAAGCACAGGGTGAGTCGACGGATTCACCCCCATCTTCTTACCCCAGCTCCCCTCCACTTCTATCTCAGAATCCTGTCATAGCAGCCACGCCAATGCCAACCATTACATCTGTTACCCCTGTCCGAGCTGTGCCTACCGCTGCCTCCATGATGGCTGTGGTTCCAACGGCACAGCCAGTCATCAAA AAAAAGGGGGTCAAGCGGAAAGCAGACACAACAACTCCCACCACCTCAGCAATCTCGGCCAGTAGAAGTGACTCCCCTACCCAGCTCCTAGAATCCAAACAGGAGAATGTCTTGTCCAGGCGGGAGAGCACAGTGCGGTCCGTCAAGCCCCCCAAGAAGGACACAGAGGATGGAGAGGCGCCCCTGCTCAGTGGCAAGAAAGGCAAGCTCGGCGAGCAGCTGAAGCACTGCGAAGTCATCCTGAAGGAGATGCTGTCCAAGAAGTACACGGCCCACGCTTGGCCTTTCTACAAGCCTGTAGATGCTGAAGCGCTAGAACTGCATGACTACCATGAGATAATCAAACACCCCATGGACCTGAGCACTGTCAAA AAAAAAATGGACAGTCGAGATTACCAAGACGCCCAAAGCTTTGCGACAGACGTCCGGTTAATGTTTTCAAATTGCTACAAGTACAACCCCCCCGACCACGAGGTTGTTGCGATGGCCAGGAAGCTCCAG GATGTGTTTGAGATGCGATTTGCCAAGATGCCGGACGAGCCCATCGAAGCCACCCAGCTCTCCACCATGCCGGTGGTAAGCAAGAGTACAGAGAGCAGTGAGAGCAGCGGCAACACCTCCAGTTCGGAGAGCTCCGACTCAGAGGAGGAGCGGGCCACGCGGCTCGCCGAACTGCAGGAACAG CAAATCACTGTGGAGCACCCCAATGGTAACAGGGCGGGGGGAAAAAACGGGTGTGCCAAACGTTTTCAG CTGAAGGCCGTTCATGAACAGCTGGCTGTTCTGTCGCAGGCCCCAGTAAGTAAACCAAAGAAAATGGAGAAAAAGCAAAAAGATAAGaagaaagacaaagacaaagccAACAAGGGGAAGGCTGATGACGAGAAGAAGCCCAAGTCAACACAGCAAACCAAGCCAGCTAATCAGAAGAAGGCTCCAGCCCGGAAACCAAACCGCACGGGGGCGGCTACCAG GCAAACAAAGAAAGGGACCAAGGTGGCGGTGGCGAACAACGAGTCTGAAGAGGAGCCGTCCCTTCCCATGTCATACGACGAGAAGCGCCAGCTTAGCCTGGACATCAACCGTCTTCCGGGTGAGAAGTTGGGTAGGGTGGTCCACATCATCCAGGCCCGGGAGCCTTCCCTGCGTGACTCCAATCCGGACGAGATAGAGATAGACTTTGAGACACTCAAGCCCTCTACCCTTCGTGAGCTCGAACGATACGTCAAGTCCTGTTTGCAAAAAAAGCAGCGGAAACTTTTAC